In Macadamia integrifolia cultivar HAES 741 chromosome 12, SCU_Mint_v3, whole genome shotgun sequence, the following are encoded in one genomic region:
- the LOC122058167 gene encoding glucan endo-1,3-beta-glucosidase 14-like, with the protein MAVSLRFRSLFLFQILSGLVVQILSVTVGINYGQIANNLPSPSRVAVLLESINVNRVKLYDADPNVLQAFSNSNVEFIVTVGNEFLQTMNDPNQAKAWLQQHVQPYVPQTKITSITVGNEIFAGNDTQLMSYLLPAMQNIYNGLVSLGLNGQVNVSSAHSLAILASSFPPSSGRFRQDLAQYIQPILNFHSQTNSPFLINAYPYFAYKADPSGVSLQYVLFEANSGATDQNTNLNYDNMLYAQIDAVYSAMKAMGHTDIEVKISETGWPSQGDSDEPGATPENAGLYNGNLLQRIEEKQGTPMRPSTPIDVYVFALFNENLKPGPTSERNYGLYYPNGSAVYNIGLQEANLPTSTMVFASASGIKVASLSAFLILFTAFLIWD; encoded by the exons ATGGCGGTTTCCCTCCGTTTTCGCTCGCTTTTCCTGTTTCAGATCCTGTCAG GTTTAGTTGTTCAGATCCTCAGCGTTACAGTTGGGATCAACTATGGCCAGATTGCCAACAATCTCCCATCTCCTTCACGAGTTGCCGTCCTCCTTGAATCTATCAATGTTAACAGAGTAAAACTTTATGATGCTGATCCAAATGTCCTGCAGGCCTTCTCCAATTCTAATGTCGAGTTCATCGTAACAGTAGGAAATGAATTTCTTCAAACCATGAATGACCCCAATCAAGCTAAGGCCTGGTTGCAACAACATGTCCAACCCTATGTTCCACAGACCAAGATCACCTCCATTACTGTTGGAAATGAAATCTTTGCTGGTAACGATACCCAGCTAATGTCTTATCTCCTCCCAGCTATGCAGAACATCTATAATGGTCTTGTTTCCCTTGGACTAAATGGTCAAGTGAATGTCTCCTCTGCCCACTCATTAGCCATCCTAGCAAGCTCCTTCCCTCCTTCTTCTGGTAGATTCCGGCAAGATCTTGCACAATACATCCAACCCATTCTCAATTTCCATTCTCAGACTAATTCTCCTTTCCTTATAAATGCCTATCCCTATTTTGCCTATAAAGCTGATCCAAGTGGGGTTTCATTACAGTATGTTCTTTTTGAAGCTAATTCAGGGGCGACTGATCAGAATACGAATCTGAATTACGATAACATGTTGTATGCTCAAATTGATGCTGTTTATTCGGCAATGAAAGCGATGGGGCATACTGATATTGAAGTTAAAATTTCTGAGACAGGTTGGCCATCTCAAGGGGACTCTGATGAACCTGGGGCTACCCCAGAGAATGCAGGGCTTTATAATGGGAATTTGTTGCAGAGAATAGAGGAGAAGCAAGGTACTCCAATGAGACCATCAACTCCGATCGACGTTTATGTTTTCGCACTCTTTAATGAGAATCTTAAACCTGGGCCAACGTCAGAGAGGAACTATGGGTTGTACTATCCCAATGGTTCTGCGGTTTATAACATTGGTTTGCAGGAGGCTAATCTTCCGACTTCGACTATGGTTTTTGCTTCTGCTTCTGGTATTAAG GTGGCATCTTTATCAGCTTTCCTTATCCTTTTCACAGCATTTTTAATCTGGGATTGA